The proteins below are encoded in one region of Cohaesibacter intestini:
- the iolD gene encoding 3D-(3,5/4)-trihydroxycyclohexane-1,2-dione acylhydrolase (decyclizing), protein MTEAQGTCRLTTAQAIVKWLVNQYIEIDGQEYRLCGGGFGIFGHGNVTCLGEALYNYQEELPLYRGQNEQSMGFAAAGYAKQWLRQRFMFCTASAGPGTSNLVTSAALAHANRLPMLMLCGDAYVTRLPDPVLQQMENFYDPTLGVNDAFKPVTRFWDRIVHPAQIIQSLPNALATMLDPADCGPAFLGLPQDVQGWAYDYPEIFFEKKVHRIRRQAPDAYEIADAVALLKASERPMIIAGGGVQYSGAVKELTDFAEAHQIPVVETIAGRANLLNEHALNIGPIGVTGSDSANIIGEKADVILCVGTRLQDFTTGSWTAFAHEAKLIGVNVARFDAGKHMAAPVVGDAKLSLLALTEALGDYQAPNDWVSFAQAERKTWDAYVAKNVSYGGNKPNSYAQAIGVVNELCDPRDRVLTASGGLPAEVTANWRTLDIGTVDVEFGYSCMGYEIAGGWGARIAQAEREPDKDTIVFVGDGAYMLMNSDIYSSVLTQKKMIVLLLDNGGWAVINKLQNNVGSESFNCLYEDTPTIPNPFDVDYAAHAASMGANVETVADASELGDAFKRAKASDKTYVIYMKVAAYDAWTAQGHAWWECGTPEVSDSEKVRAAHEDWESARPKQRKGV, encoded by the coding sequence GACGGGCAGGAATATCGGCTCTGTGGAGGCGGTTTCGGTATCTTTGGTCATGGCAACGTGACGTGCCTCGGCGAAGCTCTATACAACTATCAGGAAGAATTGCCGCTTTATCGTGGTCAGAATGAGCAAAGCATGGGCTTTGCTGCTGCAGGCTATGCCAAGCAATGGCTGCGCCAGCGCTTTATGTTTTGCACCGCCTCTGCTGGGCCGGGCACTTCGAACCTCGTCACCTCTGCGGCCTTGGCCCATGCCAACCGTCTGCCGATGCTGATGCTCTGCGGTGACGCCTATGTCACCCGCCTGCCGGATCCGGTTCTCCAGCAGATGGAAAATTTTTACGATCCGACCCTCGGCGTTAATGATGCCTTCAAGCCGGTCACCCGTTTCTGGGATCGCATCGTTCATCCCGCCCAGATCATCCAGTCTCTGCCAAATGCTCTGGCGACCATGCTTGATCCGGCTGATTGTGGTCCGGCTTTCCTCGGTCTGCCGCAGGATGTGCAGGGCTGGGCCTATGATTATCCGGAAATCTTCTTTGAGAAGAAAGTCCATCGCATCCGCCGTCAGGCCCCTGATGCCTATGAAATTGCCGATGCGGTTGCTTTGCTGAAGGCGTCCGAACGCCCGATGATCATCGCCGGTGGCGGTGTGCAATATAGCGGCGCGGTCAAGGAACTGACCGACTTTGCCGAAGCTCACCAGATCCCGGTTGTTGAAACCATCGCTGGCCGTGCCAACCTGCTCAATGAGCATGCACTCAATATCGGCCCGATCGGTGTGACGGGCTCGGATTCGGCCAACATTATCGGCGAGAAAGCGGATGTCATTCTTTGCGTCGGCACCCGTCTGCAGGATTTTACCACCGGCTCTTGGACTGCCTTTGCCCACGAAGCCAAGCTGATCGGCGTCAATGTCGCCCGCTTTGATGCTGGCAAACATATGGCCGCTCCCGTGGTCGGTGACGCCAAACTGTCGCTCCTCGCTTTGACCGAAGCTCTGGGGGACTATCAAGCGCCAAACGACTGGGTCTCCTTCGCTCAGGCCGAGCGCAAGACATGGGATGCGTATGTCGCCAAGAATGTTTCCTATGGCGGCAACAAACCGAATTCCTATGCGCAGGCCATTGGTGTGGTCAACGAGCTTTGCGATCCGCGCGACCGCGTGCTAACCGCATCCGGCGGCTTGCCTGCCGAAGTCACGGCCAACTGGCGGACGCTGGATATCGGCACGGTTGATGTGGAATTTGGTTATTCCTGCATGGGCTATGAAATTGCCGGTGGCTGGGGTGCCCGTATCGCTCAGGCCGAGCGTGAGCCGGATAAGGACACCATCGTCTTTGTCGGCGACGGCGCTTACATGCTGATGAATTCCGACATCTATTCCTCGGTCCTGACCCAAAAGAAAATGATCGTGCTGCTGCTCGACAATGGCGGCTGGGCTGTCATCAACAAGCTGCAAAATAATGTCGGCTCGGAAAGCTTCAACTGCCTATATGAAGACACCCCGACCATCCCCAACCCGTTCGATGTGGACTATGCAGCCCATGCCGCCTCGATGGGGGCCAATGTCGAAACCGTGGCGGATGCGTCCGAGTTGGGCGATGCCTTCAAGCGTGCCAAGGCGTCGGACAAGACCTATGTGATTTACATGAAGGTCGCTGCCTATGATGCCTGGACCGCGCAGGGCCATGCATGGTGGGAATGCGGTACGCCGGAAGTCTCCGACAGCGAGAAAGTCCGCGCCGCCCATGAAGACTGGGAATCGGCGCGCCCCAAACAGCGCAAGGGTGTGTAA
- the iolC gene encoding 5-dehydro-2-deoxygluconokinase — translation MTALLDAIKTNRFGVFGRAGMDMYADPIGVKSEHADTFKADLGGSSANICAGLCKLGSWSTLVTSVSDDAIGRFCVNRLKHYGVDTGNIRIVGGEHRISLAVYESVLEDFQNVIYRNGAVDFQVTEEDMDKVDYASFGALITAGTVFASEPSRSATFRAFENARKAGIPVIFDIDYRPYSWPSPQVAADVLSRAGEESDMIVGNDEEFGFMAGGIEKGLDKARELAQKPGRLVIYKMGQEGALTLFEGEEIRTGIYPVTAIKPNGAGDSFMAGLLASLANGFSLKEAVLRGSACASMVVSQPGCAPAMPTVPQLDAFIADHPGPTDA, via the coding sequence ATGACAGCCCTTCTTGATGCGATCAAAACCAACCGGTTCGGCGTGTTTGGCCGGGCAGGCATGGACATGTATGCCGACCCGATCGGGGTCAAAAGCGAGCATGCGGACACATTCAAGGCAGATCTTGGCGGCTCGTCCGCCAACATCTGCGCCGGCCTCTGCAAATTGGGCAGCTGGTCGACCTTGGTCACCTCGGTCTCGGACGATGCCATTGGCCGCTTTTGCGTCAATCGGCTGAAACATTATGGCGTCGATACCGGCAATATCCGCATTGTCGGCGGAGAGCATCGCATTTCGCTGGCCGTCTATGAAAGCGTGCTGGAAGATTTCCAGAATGTCATCTATCGCAACGGGGCCGTTGATTTTCAGGTCACCGAAGAGGATATGGACAAGGTCGATTATGCCAGCTTCGGGGCGCTGATCACGGCGGGTACGGTCTTTGCGAGCGAGCCATCGCGCAGCGCCACCTTCCGCGCTTTCGAGAATGCCCGCAAGGCCGGCATCCCGGTCATCTTCGACATCGATTATCGCCCCTACAGCTGGCCGTCGCCTCAGGTGGCCGCAGATGTCCTCTCGCGCGCAGGCGAGGAAAGCGATATGATCGTCGGCAATGACGAAGAATTCGGCTTCATGGCAGGCGGCATCGAAAAGGGCCTTGATAAAGCCCGTGAGCTCGCGCAAAAGCCCGGTCGTCTGGTTATCTACAAGATGGGGCAAGAAGGGGCGCTCACCCTGTTTGAGGGCGAGGAAATCCGCACCGGCATTTATCCGGTCACCGCGATCAAGCCCAATGGCGCTGGCGACAGCTTCATGGCGGGTCTGCTGGCCTCACTGGCCAATGGCTTCTCGTTGAAAGAGGCTGTGTTGCGCGGTTCTGCCTGCGCTTCCATGGTGGTTAGTCAGCCCGGTTGTGCGCCCGCCATGCCGACCGTGCCACAACTCGACGCCTTCATTGCCGATCATCCCGGCCCAACAGACGCCTGA
- a CDS encoding 5-deoxy-glucuronate isomerase has translation MHIAPHDNQNMPIVDAGHDLVPLNYFNIVKLNKGETFDYAVPGYETCIVPATGTVHVDVEGAAFDQLGNRTVDVWDGDPEGVYVPVGAKARITCLSDATECFIAGAKFDKMLEPFDVRVADLDIVQYGSDETKTHRKIKHILGANYHDKVGRLLVSELFTVGEGGWSGFPSHKHDTDRLPDESRHDETYNFRFKPNYGSGLQMLQRVDNEPGEAYHIMDGSTVLIDKGYHPCCVLPGYQMYYFTILGGLSQRSLKQYFQPTHAEQLHTIPGIMDMVAKFK, from the coding sequence ATGCATATCGCTCCCCATGATAACCAGAACATGCCCATCGTGGATGCTGGCCATGATCTGGTGCCATTGAATTACTTCAATATCGTCAAGCTTAACAAGGGCGAGACCTTTGACTATGCCGTTCCCGGCTATGAAACCTGCATCGTGCCAGCCACGGGCACCGTGCATGTGGATGTTGAGGGGGCGGCCTTTGATCAACTCGGCAACCGGACCGTCGATGTCTGGGATGGTGACCCGGAAGGGGTCTATGTCCCGGTCGGTGCCAAGGCCCGCATCACTTGCCTCAGTGACGCAACCGAATGCTTCATTGCCGGGGCCAAATTTGACAAGATGCTCGAGCCGTTTGACGTCCGCGTCGCCGATCTCGACATTGTCCAATATGGCTCTGACGAGACCAAGACCCACCGCAAGATCAAGCATATCCTTGGGGCCAATTATCATGACAAGGTAGGCCGCCTGTTGGTCAGCGAGCTTTTTACTGTGGGTGAGGGCGGCTGGTCCGGCTTCCCCAGCCACAAGCATGATACGGATCGTCTGCCCGACGAAAGCCGCCATGACGAGACCTATAATTTCCGCTTCAAGCCCAATTATGGCTCTGGTCTGCAAATGCTCCAGCGGGTCGACAATGAACCGGGCGAGGCCTATCACATCATGGATGGCTCGACAGTGCTGATCGACAAGGGCTATCACCCTTGCTGCGTTCTGCCCGGCTATCAGATGTATTATTTCACGATCCTTGGTGGTTTGTCCCAGCGATCGCTGAAGCAATATTTCCAGCCGACCCATGCCGAGCAACTGCACACGATCCCCGGGATCATGGATATGGTGGCCAAGTTCAAATGA
- a CDS encoding class II fructose-bisphosphate aldolase, with protein sequence MSLVTLKDVLQPAMQQGHAVAGLVTLGWEDMRAYVAAAEAENCPVILQAGPSCRAHTPLPILGKMFRHLAEGANVPVVAHLDHGYTLEECKQAIDCGFTSVMFDGSRKPLEQNIAETAQIAALAHAANVSCEGEIGFVGYSGGESSAGTDPEDAARFARETGVDAMAISVGNVHLQTDRAGGLDEARIRAIEAVTDIPLVIHGGSGVPLEQRTRLARQSKICKFNIGTELRLAFGTALREAVNGDPDCFDRVQILKQTHDPVMEAAREALHALKGA encoded by the coding sequence ATGAGCCTCGTCACGCTGAAGGACGTCCTTCAGCCAGCAATGCAGCAGGGCCATGCGGTGGCTGGCCTTGTGACGCTGGGCTGGGAGGATATGCGCGCCTATGTGGCCGCAGCTGAAGCGGAGAATTGCCCGGTCATTTTGCAGGCCGGGCCTTCTTGCCGCGCCCATACGCCACTACCAATCTTGGGCAAGATGTTCCGGCATCTGGCTGAAGGGGCAAACGTGCCGGTCGTTGCTCATCTCGATCATGGCTACACGCTGGAGGAGTGCAAGCAGGCGATTGATTGCGGTTTCACCTCTGTGATGTTTGATGGCTCCCGCAAGCCACTGGAGCAGAATATCGCCGAAACCGCCCAGATCGCCGCCTTGGCCCATGCGGCCAACGTCTCCTGCGAAGGTGAAATCGGCTTTGTTGGTTATTCCGGTGGTGAAAGCTCCGCAGGCACCGACCCGGAAGACGCGGCGCGGTTCGCCCGCGAAACAGGGGTGGATGCCATGGCCATCTCGGTCGGCAATGTGCATTTGCAGACGGACCGAGCAGGGGGGCTGGATGAAGCCCGGATCCGGGCCATCGAAGCCGTGACCGATATACCCTTGGTCATCCATGGCGGCTCCGGCGTGCCGCTGGAACAGCGAACCCGTCTCGCCAGACAGTCGAAGATCTGCAAATTCAACATCGGCACCGAGCTGCGCCTTGCCTTTGGCACCGCGTTGCGAGAGGCCGTTAATGGCGATCCGGACTGCTTTGATCGAGTGCAAATCTTGAAGCAGACCCATGATCCGGTGATGGAAGCCGCCAGAGAAGCCTTGCACGCCCTCAAAGGCGCGTGA
- a CDS encoding LacI family DNA-binding transcriptional regulator, with the protein MAVTLKDVAAKAGVSRSAVSRTFTDGASVSDKMRKKVEKAANELGYSPNALASSLTTGRTKLVGLVSDNFRNPLFLDVFDRFTRGLQEKGLRPLLVNLSEETDPQHSVRMMRQYSVDGVVVASSTLLPEFAQAFRDAGIPVVHSFGRPSSNARVHVVGIDNIECGRMAARTLVARGYDNIGFLGGPESATSTQDRYTGFMSEMSANPEVKCSYSFARTYSFAAGREEMMRLLDNAPAQAYFCGDDVLSIGALSAIKDRGMSVPDDIGLIGLNDMEMAGWQNIDLTTIHQPISQIVNSSIELMAAMLADPDRYPETRIFPCSITERSTLRPLP; encoded by the coding sequence ATGGCTGTTACATTGAAGGACGTCGCCGCAAAAGCAGGCGTCAGCCGGTCCGCCGTTTCTCGCACCTTTACCGATGGCGCCTCGGTCTCCGACAAGATGCGCAAGAAAGTCGAGAAAGCCGCCAATGAGCTGGGCTATAGCCCCAATGCGCTCGCCTCTTCGTTGACCACGGGCCGCACCAAGCTGGTGGGCCTTGTCTCTGACAACTTCCGCAACCCCCTGTTTCTCGATGTCTTTGACCGCTTCACTCGCGGATTGCAGGAAAAAGGACTGCGCCCCTTGCTGGTTAACTTGTCAGAGGAAACTGATCCGCAGCATTCTGTTCGGATGATGCGGCAATATTCGGTGGACGGCGTTGTGGTCGCCTCCTCTACCCTGCTGCCGGAATTTGCGCAGGCCTTTCGCGATGCTGGCATTCCGGTGGTCCATTCCTTTGGTCGCCCGTCAAGCAATGCGCGGGTGCACGTGGTCGGGATCGACAATATCGAATGCGGCCGCATGGCGGCCAGAACCCTTGTCGCCAGAGGCTATGACAATATCGGCTTTCTTGGTGGCCCCGAAAGTGCAACCTCAACGCAGGATCGCTATACCGGCTTCATGAGTGAAATGTCGGCCAATCCCGAGGTTAAATGCAGCTACTCTTTCGCACGCACTTACAGCTTTGCTGCCGGTCGCGAAGAGATGATGCGCCTTCTGGACAATGCACCGGCACAAGCCTATTTCTGCGGCGATGATGTCTTGTCCATTGGTGCCTTGTCGGCAATCAAAGATCGTGGCATGTCGGTGCCGGATGATATCGGTCTGATTGGTCTCAACGACATGGAAATGGCAGGCTGGCAGAATATCGATTTGACGACCATCCATCAGCCGATTTCTCAGATCGTCAACAGCTCGATCGAACTGATGGCAGCGATGCTGGCCGATCCGGACCGTTATCCCGAAACCCGCATTTTCCCATGCTCGATTACTGAGCGCAGCACCTTGAGACCGCTGCCGTAG
- a CDS encoding MarR family winged helix-turn-helix transcriptional regulator — protein sequence MTEELGRLDKSLMAFMRYVPSHVAPILYRATYNDRQLLESELMALMTLTHRGPLSPTSISRLLNMQKGSLTSVLKRLEKLGLIARRAHPADDRSHVVELSSEGVALAHRLKQRMERDLKALFETMALADRQAAATGLDLMAQHFRKLEEEKMAQARTAYAKSLNWYHAASPEDRKEYDAFGPWLTEVKSEADMPRRFRSLYSEYRDATYLIKVPRNADRRNLRPGMDLYEAVIAVDEAGVSLARLEETSIWTLKATWDDIAAICSFGDRLQGIWTLYLKDGNRPSISFNRVSSDLIEVVTDFVRSHLTDKAKASNTDTDEFEFSDEDLFFGSTLLELRRREGGPFTPLHFEPQGQPCLDAQGNEAISTGVLMLDGGGELVIINRGDPCHPSGEAWFAGNDLFIPYNRITSCTVVGTPAPGSGQFYTLVIQLDQQTIEQPCLEDPKTVVATIWSRSLPKS from the coding sequence ATGACTGAAGAACTGGGGCGGCTCGACAAGAGCCTGATGGCTTTCATGCGCTATGTTCCGAGCCATGTCGCGCCCATCCTTTATCGAGCGACCTACAACGATCGGCAGTTGCTTGAAAGCGAATTGATGGCACTGATGACACTGACCCACCGCGGCCCCCTGTCACCGACCAGCATCAGTCGGCTGCTGAATATGCAGAAAGGGAGCCTGACGTCGGTATTGAAGCGACTTGAAAAGCTCGGTCTGATTGCACGTCGGGCCCACCCTGCGGATGATCGCAGCCATGTTGTTGAATTGTCGTCGGAAGGCGTCGCTCTGGCGCACCGACTGAAGCAAAGGATGGAACGCGACCTCAAAGCGCTGTTCGAGACCATGGCGCTTGCGGATAGACAGGCTGCTGCCACTGGACTTGATCTGATGGCCCAGCATTTTCGGAAACTGGAGGAGGAGAAGATGGCCCAAGCTCGAACTGCTTATGCAAAGTCTCTGAACTGGTATCACGCTGCCAGCCCGGAAGATCGCAAGGAATATGATGCCTTTGGCCCATGGCTGACGGAGGTCAAATCCGAGGCCGACATGCCGCGGCGCTTCCGCTCTCTCTACTCGGAGTATCGCGACGCAACCTATTTGATCAAGGTGCCAAGAAATGCCGACCGGCGCAATTTGCGGCCCGGGATGGATCTTTATGAGGCGGTCATTGCAGTGGACGAGGCGGGTGTTTCTCTTGCCCGTCTGGAAGAAACAAGCATATGGACCCTTAAGGCCACATGGGACGATATTGCTGCCATCTGCAGCTTTGGCGACCGATTGCAGGGTATATGGACGCTGTATCTCAAGGATGGCAATCGACCCAGCATTTCCTTCAATCGCGTATCAAGCGATTTGATCGAAGTGGTCACAGACTTTGTCCGCAGCCATTTGACGGACAAGGCCAAAGCCTCCAATACAGATACGGATGAGTTTGAGTTTTCCGACGAGGATCTGTTTTTCGGCTCAACCCTGCTCGAACTGCGTCGCCGGGAAGGGGGACCATTCACGCCCCTGCATTTCGAGCCGCAAGGACAGCCTTGCCTTGATGCGCAAGGCAATGAAGCAATCTCGACAGGTGTGCTAATGCTTGACGGTGGTGGGGAGTTGGTGATCATCAATCGCGGTGATCCGTGCCACCCGAGCGGGGAAGCCTGGTTTGCTGGCAATGATCTCTTCATTCCCTACAACCGGATCACATCCTGCACGGTCGTCGGGACTCCAGCACCCGGTTCAGGACAGTTCTACACTCTTGTGATTCAACTCGACCAACAAACAATCGAGCAGCCATGCCTTGAGGATCCAAAAACGGTTGTGGCTACCATTTGGTCACGCAGTCTGCCCAAGTCATAA
- a CDS encoding NAD(P)-dependent oxidoreductase gives MTLLLNEAGRRKRRTRRERVGCLATLPVFFNLKGAKVVVAGDGDGAAWKAELLAASGAEVHVHAPAPEEDMLDLLTNGKCHSGQLIWHRKQWDETSFDGAVMAIGDLETTHECVRFRLQANAAGAVVNIIDKPAYCQFQFGSIVNRSPVVIGISTDGAAPILGQAIRRRIESLLSSTMADWADLARRVRPAVLRHLTAGAPRRRFWERFVDLAFSGRKVPDVSHFDGFIAEVARLKGKPGTVTFIDASHGESDLLPMRAIRALQGADVILHGPATNLDILELARREAKRQTIDEAQSFADGEFVSTVDRMVALSQSGKHVVRLLATDPRDSQQMQCELQSLTDRHIPTAAIPPLAREEQFRHGFDAVAAE, from the coding sequence ATGACATTGCTGCTGAATGAAGCCGGACGACGCAAAAGACGCACACGCCGTGAGCGGGTTGGCTGCCTTGCGACCTTGCCCGTTTTCTTCAACCTCAAGGGTGCGAAAGTGGTTGTAGCAGGCGACGGAGATGGGGCTGCGTGGAAGGCCGAACTGCTGGCAGCCAGCGGTGCCGAGGTTCATGTCCATGCCCCTGCACCGGAAGAAGACATGCTCGACCTTCTGACCAACGGCAAGTGTCATTCAGGCCAGTTGATCTGGCATCGAAAGCAATGGGATGAGACAAGCTTTGACGGGGCTGTGATGGCGATTGGCGATCTTGAAACCACTCATGAGTGCGTGCGCTTCAGACTTCAGGCCAACGCGGCGGGAGCGGTGGTCAATATCATCGACAAACCGGCCTATTGCCAGTTTCAGTTTGGCTCCATTGTCAATCGCTCACCTGTGGTGATCGGGATATCAACTGATGGAGCTGCGCCCATTCTGGGACAAGCCATTCGCCGACGGATTGAAAGCTTGTTATCGTCCACAATGGCCGATTGGGCTGATCTGGCGCGACGGGTTCGCCCTGCCGTTCTCAGGCACCTGACGGCTGGTGCGCCACGCCGTCGCTTTTGGGAGCGGTTCGTTGATTTGGCCTTTTCGGGTCGCAAGGTTCCGGATGTTTCTCACTTCGACGGCTTCATCGCGGAAGTGGCTCGACTCAAAGGAAAGCCGGGAACAGTCACATTCATTGATGCCAGTCATGGAGAAAGCGATCTGCTGCCAATGCGGGCAATCCGTGCACTGCAAGGCGCTGATGTGATCTTGCATGGCCCTGCAACCAACCTTGACATTCTGGAGTTGGCACGACGCGAAGCCAAGCGACAGACGATCGATGAAGCACAGAGCTTCGCGGACGGCGAGTTTGTCAGCACCGTGGACCGAATGGTGGCATTGAGCCAATCCGGCAAACATGTGGTCCGCCTTTTGGCGACCGATCCGCGCGATAGCCAGCAGATGCAATGCGAGTTGCAGTCCCTCACTGACCGACATATCCCGACCGCAGCCATTCCACCCTTGGCAAGGGAGGAGCAGTTTCGGCACGGCTTCGACGCGGTTGCGGCTGAATGA
- a CDS encoding nitrate reductase produces the protein MTKMVATAEETTTRSTCPYCGVGCGVLIRQGKDGSVKVKGDPDHPANYGRLCSKGTALADTIGLEERLLSPEMNGKQVTWDKALDHIANRFNQIITDYGPDAIAFYVSGQILTEDYYAANKLMKGVIGSANIDTNSRLCMASSVAGHKRAFGADTVPGCYEDLEQADLIVLTGTNLAWCHPVLYQRIFAAKQKNPDLTVVLIDPRRTRTADLADLHLAIRPDGDVALFLGLLQRLAASPAYHATYVADHVNGMETALAAANALTPEAIRQATGLSERDLEAFYSLFVKTEKVVTVYSQGVNQSSCGTDKVNAIINCHLATGRIGRPGMGPFSVTGQPNAMGGREVGGLANMLACHMDIENDSHRALVGDFWQTDRLPHKPGLKAIDLFQAVGDGKIKALWIMATNPVDSMPDADAVRAAIKACPLVIVSDVQDRTDTLDLADIKLPSLAWGEKAGSVTNSERCISRQRSFLPAPGAAKADWWQMAEVGRRMGHGALFPWQNAADIFSEYAALSQQDNDGSRDFDIGAWAGRDAADYDAMQPFYWPQTEEKPSSSKATRFFSNGNFFTPDRRARAIDVALPKQLKAVGKAGIEPLILNTGRVRDHWHTMTRTARSARLSAHLAEPFCELSPEDAKARGITDASLVSVSNDRGEIVVRALITDRVRPGEVFVPIHWTDQVSAKARVDVLIPPVTDPFSGQPASKSARVTLTPAPIQSYGFAILRDKPVALALPYWAIAKCKDGWRVEFALSERPAAIAPHQMAGLFDLPSDASPLVFLDQRKERMRLAQFEGDQLVAAIFLAAEPVSVSRDFAAGLLDGHRRTFSERAQVLASAPSAALPDKGKIVCACMQVGQNEIAAAIAAGCQSTDAVGAMTRAGTNCGSCKPEIAEMLHDIAAE, from the coding sequence ATGACAAAAATGGTGGCGACAGCAGAGGAGACAACCACCCGGTCCACCTGCCCCTATTGCGGGGTGGGCTGTGGTGTTCTGATCCGGCAAGGCAAGGATGGCAGCGTCAAGGTCAAGGGCGACCCTGATCATCCGGCCAATTATGGGCGGCTCTGTTCCAAGGGAACAGCGCTGGCGGACACGATCGGATTGGAAGAGCGCCTTCTGTCGCCAGAAATGAATGGCAAACAGGTCACATGGGACAAGGCCCTTGACCATATTGCGAACCGTTTCAACCAGATCATCACGGACTATGGCCCGGACGCCATCGCCTTTTATGTTTCGGGCCAGATCCTGACTGAAGATTATTATGCCGCCAACAAATTGATGAAGGGGGTGATTGGGTCGGCCAATATCGACACCAATTCCCGCCTTTGCATGGCGTCATCAGTCGCCGGACACAAACGGGCCTTTGGGGCCGATACGGTGCCGGGTTGTTACGAGGATCTGGAACAGGCAGATCTGATCGTGCTCACGGGCACCAATCTGGCCTGGTGCCACCCGGTGCTTTATCAGCGGATCTTTGCTGCCAAACAAAAGAATCCGGACTTGACGGTGGTGCTGATCGACCCGCGTCGCACCCGCACTGCCGATCTAGCCGACCTGCATCTGGCCATCCGGCCAGACGGGGACGTTGCGCTGTTCCTTGGTCTTCTTCAAAGGCTAGCTGCGTCCCCGGCCTATCATGCCACCTATGTTGCCGATCATGTCAATGGAATGGAAACAGCACTTGCGGCAGCCAATGCGCTGACCCCTGAGGCAATCAGACAAGCCACTGGCCTCAGCGAGCGCGACCTTGAAGCCTTTTACAGCCTGTTCGTGAAAACCGAAAAGGTGGTGACGGTTTACAGTCAGGGGGTCAACCAATCAAGCTGTGGCACGGACAAGGTCAATGCCATCATCAATTGCCATTTGGCAACAGGGCGAATTGGCCGTCCCGGCATGGGGCCTTTTTCGGTCACCGGCCAGCCCAACGCCATGGGGGGCCGTGAAGTGGGCGGCCTTGCCAATATGCTGGCCTGCCATATGGATATCGAAAATGACAGCCATCGGGCCTTGGTGGGTGACTTCTGGCAAACGGATCGCCTGCCGCACAAGCCGGGCCTGAAGGCGATTGACCTGTTTCAAGCGGTCGGCGACGGTAAAATCAAGGCCCTCTGGATCATGGCGACCAACCCGGTCGACAGCATGCCGGACGCCGATGCGGTGCGTGCTGCGATCAAGGCCTGCCCGCTGGTGATTGTCTCAGATGTGCAGGACCGCACCGATACACTCGATCTGGCCGACATCAAGCTGCCGTCTTTGGCATGGGGCGAGAAGGCGGGCAGTGTAACCAATTCCGAACGGTGCATTTCCCGCCAACGAAGCTTCCTGCCCGCACCCGGTGCGGCAAAGGCCGATTGGTGGCAAATGGCCGAAGTGGGCCGCAGGATGGGTCACGGGGCCTTGTTCCCATGGCAGAATGCAGCGGATATTTTCAGCGAATATGCGGCACTCAGCCAGCAGGACAATGATGGCAGCCGTGATTTTGACATTGGCGCATGGGCGGGACGCGATGCCGCCGACTATGACGCCATGCAACCCTTTTACTGGCCTCAAACCGAAGAGAAACCCTCATCTTCCAAGGCCACTCGTTTCTTTTCCAATGGTAACTTCTTCACCCCGGATCGACGGGCGCGAGCAATTGACGTTGCATTGCCAAAACAGCTCAAAGCCGTTGGCAAGGCCGGGATCGAGCCGCTCATTCTCAATACTGGCCGGGTTCGGGATCACTGGCACACCATGACCCGCACCGCCCGTAGCGCCCGGTTGTCGGCGCATCTGGCCGAACCTTTTTGCGAGCTCTCCCCTGAGGACGCCAAGGCGCGCGGCATTACTGATGCGTCTCTCGTTTCGGTCAGCAACGACCGAGGCGAGATTGTTGTCCGTGCCCTGATCACCGACCGTGTCAGGCCGGGGGAGGTTTTCGTTCCGATCCACTGGACCGATCAGGTAAGCGCCAAGGCCCGCGTTGATGTCTTGATACCGCCGGTCACAGACCCTTTTTCAGGTCAGCCAGCATCCAAGTCGGCACGGGTCACCCTCACCCCGGCCCCCATCCAGAGCTATGGCTTTGCGATCCTGAGAGACAAGCCGGTCGCCTTGGCGCTGCCTTACTGGGCAATCGCCAAGTGCAAGGATGGTTGGCGGGTGGAGTTTGCCCTGTCTGAGCGACCTGCTGCTATTGCGCCGCATCAGATGGCCGGCCTGTTTGACCTTCCGTCAGACGCCTCCCCTCTCGTCTTTCTGGACCAGCGCAAGGAGCGGATGCGATTGGCCCAGTTTGAAGGAGATCAGTTGGTCGCTGCCATCTTTCTCGCGGCAGAGCCTGTATCGGTGTCGCGTGATTTTGCCGCCGGGTTGCTCGACGGGCATCGGCGCACTTTCTCTGAACGGGCACAAGTGCTTGCCAGCGCGCCCAGCGCCGCCCTGCCCGACAAAGGCAAGATCGTCTGTGCCTGCATGCAGGTGGGGCAGAATGAAATCGCGGCCGCAATCGCTGCAGGTTGCCAATCCACCGATGCGGTCGGCGCCATGACACGGGCAGGAACCAATTGTGGCTCCTGCAAACCGGAAATCGCGGAGATGCTCCATGACATTGCTGCTGAATGA